A window of the Luoshenia tenuis genome harbors these coding sequences:
- a CDS encoding single-stranded DNA-binding protein, whose translation MEGHQPTNTVTLMGKVQGEISFSHHVMQEKFYKLTLEVPRLSGQVDVLPVTLAEHLIEGMALSDGAQLWIKGQLRSYNRLVDGASRLVLTVFALDAELIADDGMPLNGGPNEIFLDGFLCKPPVYRTTPFQREIADLLVAVNRAYGKSDYIPCIAWGRNARKAGQMKVGDHVVLQGRLQSRDYRKTLPEGEVTRTAYEVSIVRLDLL comes from the coding sequence ATGGAGGGTCATCAGCCGACCAATACAGTGACGCTAATGGGAAAGGTACAAGGAGAGATCAGCTTCAGCCACCACGTGATGCAGGAAAAGTTTTATAAATTGACGTTGGAGGTCCCGCGGCTCAGTGGGCAGGTCGATGTGCTGCCCGTTACGCTGGCGGAGCATCTGATCGAAGGGATGGCGCTTTCAGATGGCGCACAGCTTTGGATCAAGGGGCAGCTGCGCTCTTATAACCGCTTAGTGGACGGCGCCAGCCGCCTGGTTTTAACGGTCTTCGCTTTGGACGCGGAGCTGATTGCAGATGACGGCATGCCTTTAAACGGCGGCCCCAATGAAATATTTCTGGACGGGTTTTTATGCAAACCGCCGGTATACCGTACAACGCCCTTTCAGCGCGAGATCGCTGACCTGCTGGTGGCGGTCAACCGGGCCTATGGCAAGAGCGATTATATCCCCTGCATCGCCTGGGGCCGCAACGCCCGCAAGGCCGGGCAGATGAAGGTGGGGGATCACGTGGTGCTGCAGGGTCGGCTGCAAAGCCGGGATTACCGCAAAACTTTGCCTGAAGGAGAAGTGACCCGTACAGCCTATGAGGTCTCCATCGTACGGTTAGATTTACTGTAA
- the ligA gene encoding NAD-dependent DNA ligase LigA, which translates to MEDPRLIRMRQLVDEVNEHAYRYYVMDAPIISDAQWDKLFDELRDLEKETGTILPDSPSLRVGGTILEAFTPHTHLGPLWSMDKAKTREEVEVWAARAEKLWAAYNEDAVEKLPPIRYTVEYKYDGLTINLTYREGKLAQAATRGNGRTGEAILEQVRTIPTVPLSVPCMDTFEVQGEGIMRLSRLEEYNKTAQEPLKNARNGAAGALRNLDPGETARRKLDIFCYNVGYYEGQPPYRTYAEMTAFLQENRFPVGEFFRPCEDLNQVMEVIEQIDATRTELDYLIDGAVIKIDDLRTREVLGHTDRFPRWALAYKFSAEEMTTVVETITWEVGRTGKLTPLAHVAPVELAGATVKRATLNNFGDIQRKKVRLGGKVWIRRSNEVIPEIMGGVEDAEYPGEEVLPPEVCPACGTVLEEIGANLFCPNSLSCPPQLIWRMVHFASREAMDIETFSIKTAELLFKERDVRQVADLYALKAEDLVDLEGFAEKKAQRLLDELEKSKTRPLGNFLHALGIPGVGRKTARDLAEHFGSLEGLMQADAQELEQIDEIGGIIAQNIVGFFADGHIRNGIERLLAAGVAPVHQAVEKAQDNFFTGKTCVLTGTLSELKRDEAKALIEQAGGKAVGSVSKKTDYVIAGEEAGSKLDKALQLGVTVLSEAEFLQKIGYLGK; encoded by the coding sequence ATGGAGGACCCAAGGCTTATAAGGATGCGCCAGCTGGTAGACGAGGTGAACGAGCACGCCTACCGGTACTATGTGATGGATGCCCCCATCATCAGCGACGCACAGTGGGATAAGCTGTTTGATGAACTGCGGGACCTGGAAAAGGAGACCGGCACGATCCTGCCGGATTCGCCCTCCCTGCGCGTAGGCGGAACGATTTTGGAGGCCTTTACGCCGCATACCCACTTGGGGCCGCTTTGGAGCATGGATAAGGCTAAGACCCGCGAAGAAGTCGAAGTATGGGCCGCCCGGGCGGAAAAGCTGTGGGCCGCTTATAATGAGGATGCGGTGGAGAAGCTGCCGCCTATCCGCTATACGGTAGAATATAAGTACGATGGGTTGACCATCAACCTAACCTATCGGGAGGGGAAGCTGGCGCAGGCCGCCACCCGGGGCAACGGCCGCACGGGCGAGGCGATCCTGGAGCAGGTGCGCACCATTCCTACTGTGCCGCTTTCCGTGCCCTGCATGGATACCTTTGAGGTGCAGGGCGAGGGGATCATGCGCCTTTCCAGGCTGGAAGAGTATAATAAAACCGCGCAGGAGCCGCTGAAAAACGCGCGCAATGGGGCGGCAGGTGCCCTGCGCAACCTGGACCCCGGAGAGACCGCGCGCCGTAAATTGGATATATTCTGCTATAACGTAGGCTATTATGAGGGACAGCCGCCCTACCGCACCTATGCTGAGATGACCGCTTTCTTGCAGGAAAACCGCTTTCCGGTGGGCGAGTTCTTTCGCCCCTGCGAGGATCTTAATCAGGTCATGGAAGTAATCGAGCAGATCGACGCTACGCGGACGGAGCTTGATTACCTGATCGACGGCGCGGTCATCAAAATAGACGATCTGCGTACCCGCGAGGTACTGGGGCATACGGACCGGTTCCCGCGCTGGGCGCTGGCCTATAAGTTCTCCGCTGAGGAAATGACGACAGTAGTCGAGACGATCACCTGGGAGGTAGGCCGCACCGGAAAGCTGACGCCGCTGGCGCATGTCGCGCCGGTGGAACTGGCTGGGGCCACGGTAAAGCGCGCCACGCTGAACAACTTTGGCGATATCCAGCGCAAAAAGGTGCGTCTGGGCGGCAAGGTATGGATCCGGCGTTCCAATGAAGTGATCCCCGAGATCATGGGGGGCGTGGAGGATGCGGAGTATCCCGGAGAAGAGGTGCTGCCGCCAGAGGTCTGCCCAGCCTGCGGAACGGTGCTGGAAGAGATCGGCGCGAACCTGTTTTGCCCAAACTCCCTGAGCTGCCCACCTCAGCTGATCTGGCGGATGGTGCACTTTGCCTCCCGGGAGGCAATGGACATTGAAACCTTTAGCATCAAGACGGCGGAATTGCTGTTTAAAGAGCGGGATGTGCGCCAAGTAGCCGACCTGTACGCCTTAAAGGCTGAAGACTTGGTCGACCTTGAGGGCTTTGCGGAGAAAAAAGCGCAGCGCCTGCTGGATGAGCTGGAAAAGAGCAAGACCCGGCCGCTGGGCAACTTTCTGCACGCATTGGGCATTCCGGGCGTGGGGCGCAAAACGGCAAGGGATCTGGCCGAGCATTTTGGCTCGCTGGAGGGCCTGATGCAGGCCGATGCGCAGGAGCTGGAGCAGATCGACGAGATCGGCGGCATTATCGCCCAGAATATCGTGGGCTTTTTTGCAGATGGGCATATCCGCAATGGCATTGAGCGGCTGCTGGCTGCCGGCGTCGCCCCAGTGCACCAGGCGGTGGAAAAGGCGCAGGATAATTTCTTTACCGGAAAAACCTGCGTGCTCACCGGTACGCTATCCGAGCTGAAGCGGGATGAGGCCAAGGCGCTGATCGAGCAGGCGGGCGGCAAGGCTGTGGGCAGCGTTAGCAAAAAAACGGATTATGTCATCGCCGGGGAGGAAGCCGGCTCTAAGCTGGATAAGGCGCTGCAGCTGGGTGTGACGGTGCTCAGCGAGGCTGAATTTCTGCAAAAAATTGGATATTTGGGCAAATAG
- the coaBC gene encoding bifunctional phosphopantothenoylcysteine decarboxylase/phosphopantothenate--cysteine ligase CoaBC codes for MLQGKNVVLGVTGGIAAYKAAELASAMVKKGIGVYVIMTRHATEFVAPLTFETLTNHPVVVDMFMRNTPWEVEHISLAKRADAFLVAPASANFIGKLACGIADDMLSTTAMATTAPMVIAPAMNMNMYASAAVQENLATLQRRGAVIVPPGVGRLACGDVGPGRLAELPEILDTVYAALETRQDLEGRMVLITAGPTREAIDPVRFLSNRSSGKMGYALAAAAKARGAQVLLISGPTPLQAPAGCQKIDVLSAKEMYDAVMDHYALSDLIIKAAAPADFTPKRYAAQKIKKVPGQDELVLELEKTPDIAAALGAVKGERVLVGFAAETQEVLQHAKEKLRDKNMDIIAVNDVSQPDAGFDVDTNRIVLLNRDGEEKALPLLSKREVADRILDEAIRYLA; via the coding sequence ATGTTGCAGGGTAAAAACGTGGTGCTGGGCGTAACCGGCGGCATCGCTGCCTATAAGGCGGCCGAACTGGCCAGCGCTATGGTGAAAAAAGGGATCGGCGTTTATGTCATCATGACCCGGCATGCTACCGAATTTGTCGCCCCGCTGACCTTTGAAACGCTGACCAACCACCCCGTGGTGGTGGATATGTTTATGCGCAATACCCCCTGGGAGGTAGAGCACATCTCCCTGGCTAAACGGGCGGATGCCTTTCTGGTCGCCCCGGCAAGCGCGAATTTTATCGGCAAGCTGGCCTGTGGAATTGCCGACGACATGCTGTCGACCACGGCCATGGCCACGACGGCGCCGATGGTGATCGCCCCTGCGATGAACATGAACATGTATGCCAGCGCCGCAGTGCAGGAGAACCTTGCCACTTTGCAGCGCCGGGGCGCGGTGATCGTCCCCCCGGGCGTGGGGCGCCTGGCTTGCGGAGATGTTGGGCCCGGGCGGCTGGCAGAGCTGCCCGAGATTCTGGATACGGTCTATGCCGCACTGGAGACGCGTCAGGATTTAGAGGGACGCATGGTTTTGATTACCGCCGGCCCGACGCGGGAGGCGATCGACCCGGTGCGCTTTTTATCCAACCGCTCCTCGGGCAAAATGGGCTACGCGCTGGCTGCGGCGGCTAAAGCGCGGGGCGCGCAGGTGCTCTTGATCAGCGGACCTACGCCCTTGCAGGCGCCGGCTGGCTGCCAGAAGATCGATGTGCTAAGCGCAAAAGAGATGTACGATGCGGTAATGGACCATTACGCGCTCAGCGATCTGATCATCAAGGCCGCCGCTCCGGCTGATTTTACGCCTAAGCGATATGCCGCCCAAAAGATCAAAAAGGTACCGGGCCAGGATGAGCTGGTGCTGGAATTGGAAAAGACGCCGGATATCGCCGCCGCTTTGGGCGCTGTCAAGGGCGAGCGGGTGCTGGTAGGCTTTGCGGCGGAAACGCAAGAGGTTTTACAGCATGCCAAAGAAAAGCTGCGGGATAAGAATATGGACATCATCGCGGTAAACGATGTTTCCCAGCCGGATGCGGGGTTTGACGTGGACACCAACCGGATCGTTCTGCTTAACCGGGATGGAGAGGAAAAGGCGTTGCCGCTGCTGAGCAAGCGTGAAGTGGCGGACCGGATTTTGGACGAGGCCATCCGCTATCTGGCTTGA
- a CDS encoding Gfo/Idh/MocA family protein, with amino-acid sequence MSLKLGIIGYGNMASGWHAKIPTQLPEVDLVAVHDIDPERVAAARADGYRAYDSLGDFLKDEEVNFVLVATPNDFHKPLAIAVMEAGKNVMVEKPATLSARDWEEMMAVSSRTGRVLTVHHNRRWDLDYLSMKLNLSKGYIGKPYAITSAHQQWRPVKGPQKWRDIPEHGGGFFYDWGVHLCDQILMLDPENKVKSVYLQTKSIHRPLVDDFAKLQLTMADGLLIEVYLSTYVQKPLPRWTVYGDMGTFDVKDFGCHGGTVKSIAYEACGMQMEKEGEPVEFPIEVAQVRDGITRDDEREAGGAAWVELYRNLADVVDNGAELIVKPEQVLRTMKLLDAAFQSARTGEVVHTDI; translated from the coding sequence ATGTCTTTGAAGTTAGGCATCATCGGTTATGGGAATATGGCGTCGGGCTGGCACGCAAAGATCCCCACACAGCTGCCGGAGGTGGACCTGGTGGCGGTGCACGACATCGACCCGGAGCGGGTGGCGGCGGCCAGGGCGGACGGGTACCGGGCTTACGACAGCCTGGGGGATTTTTTAAAGGACGAAGAGGTCAACTTTGTATTGGTGGCCACGCCCAATGACTTCCACAAGCCGCTGGCGATAGCGGTGATGGAGGCGGGGAAGAACGTGATGGTGGAAAAGCCGGCCACGCTGAGCGCCCGGGACTGGGAGGAGATGATGGCGGTATCATCCCGCACGGGCAGGGTGCTGACCGTGCACCACAACCGCAGGTGGGATTTGGATTACCTAAGCATGAAGCTGAATTTAAGCAAGGGTTATATCGGTAAACCCTATGCCATTACATCAGCCCATCAGCAGTGGCGCCCCGTGAAGGGGCCGCAGAAATGGCGGGATATTCCGGAGCATGGCGGTGGATTCTTTTACGACTGGGGGGTGCACCTGTGCGACCAGATTTTGATGCTGGATCCGGAGAATAAAGTCAAATCCGTATATCTGCAAACCAAAAGCATCCATCGTCCCCTAGTAGATGATTTTGCCAAATTGCAGCTGACGATGGCTGATGGATTGCTGATTGAGGTCTATTTAAGCACATATGTGCAAAAGCCGCTGCCGCGTTGGACGGTTTACGGCGACATGGGAACCTTTGATGTCAAGGACTTCGGCTGCCATGGCGGCACGGTCAAATCCATAGCCTACGAGGCATGCGGGATGCAGATGGAAAAAGAAGGGGAACCGGTGGAGTTCCCAATCGAAGTGGCGCAGGTGCGAGATGGCATCACCAGGGATGATGAACGGGAAGCCGGCGGCGCTGCCTGGGTGGAGCTGTACCGCAACCTGGCGGATGTGGTGGACAACGGCGCGGAATTGATCGTCAAGCCCGAGCAGGTGCTGCGCACCATGAAGCTGCTGGATGCGGCGTTCCAGTCCGCAAGGACGGGCGAAGTGGTTCACACGGATATTTAA
- a CDS encoding ATP-dependent helicase translates to MNLTENLNTPQKQAVLHTEGPLLILAGAGSGKTRVLTHRIAYLIQEKGVRPWNILAITFTNKAAKEMKERVQSLCGPDGDEVMVSTFHSFCLRILRREIEHLQPFTRGFTVYDADDQDKLMTACIRKLGLAEKSYPSSWALNKISKAKDRVIGPDEYVKEFGGSEPLAAQIAEIYRTYQDALTQYNALDFDDLIIKALELFYMNPDVLEYYAQRYRYIHVDEYQDTNYAQYMLVRTLSMAHHNLCVVGDDDQSIYAWRGADIRNILEFEKDFKDAAVIYLEQNYRSTGNILEAANQVIAHNAGRKPKKLWTQSGKGDPIQVMQVNDERMEAEYVAARILDMVAGGEYRRADIAVLYRLNAQSRALEGAFVRHRIPYRVFGGLKFYARKEVKDIMAYLRLMVNPNDEISLRRIINVPKRGIGETSVNQIFEAAANHADTAMGLILDEEKMKQLLPKVYKKVAPFGELIARLLAFKEMMPLQEFAEHLIEETGIGPGYEADQSEDAKGRLENIQELLGAIGEFAINFPEATLEDYLDNVALISDLDNLDEGQSAVTLMTLHSAKGLEFPVVFLCGMEDGIFPHLRMNSDEEANIEEERRLCYVGMTRARERLILVYAQLRTLFGFTRSCLPSRFLQELPESCLAGGRRPRTPEPKQDDLFGTMGGAKPTTKRGGYGTSAGRGAFPGGFPGGGPSVKKSAPAAVNKPADLSAIKPGVKVQHKLFGTGRVIGLKGEGAGTIAQVAFEGKGIKNLALSMAPLDVVEES, encoded by the coding sequence ATGAATCTGACAGAAAATTTAAATACGCCACAAAAACAAGCGGTTCTGCACACAGAGGGGCCGCTTTTAATTCTGGCCGGCGCCGGATCGGGTAAGACCCGGGTGCTGACCCACCGCATCGCCTACCTGATCCAGGAAAAGGGCGTGCGCCCCTGGAATATTCTGGCCATTACCTTTACCAACAAGGCTGCTAAAGAGATGAAAGAGCGCGTGCAGTCCCTTTGCGGCCCGGATGGCGACGAGGTCATGGTTTCTACCTTCCACTCTTTTTGCCTGCGCATTCTCCGCCGGGAGATCGAGCATCTGCAGCCCTTTACGCGGGGATTTACCGTTTATGACGCGGACGATCAGGATAAGCTGATGACCGCCTGCATCCGTAAGCTGGGGCTGGCGGAGAAGTCCTATCCTTCCTCCTGGGCGCTCAATAAGATCAGTAAGGCCAAGGACCGGGTGATCGGCCCGGATGAATACGTGAAGGAATTTGGCGGTAGCGAGCCGCTGGCAGCCCAGATCGCGGAGATTTACCGCACCTACCAGGATGCGCTGACGCAGTACAACGCGCTGGATTTTGACGATCTGATCATCAAGGCGCTGGAACTGTTTTACATGAACCCGGATGTGCTGGAGTACTATGCCCAGCGCTACCGCTATATCCATGTGGATGAATACCAGGATACCAACTACGCCCAATACATGCTGGTGCGCACACTCTCCATGGCGCACCATAACCTGTGTGTGGTGGGCGATGACGACCAGAGCATTTACGCCTGGCGCGGCGCGGATATCCGCAATATCCTGGAGTTTGAGAAGGATTTTAAGGACGCGGCGGTGATCTATCTGGAGCAGAACTACCGCTCTACCGGTAACATACTGGAGGCGGCCAATCAGGTGATCGCCCACAACGCCGGGCGCAAGCCAAAAAAGCTGTGGACGCAGAGCGGTAAGGGAGACCCCATCCAGGTGATGCAGGTCAACGACGAGCGGATGGAGGCCGAGTATGTGGCAGCCCGTATTCTGGATATGGTGGCGGGCGGCGAATACCGCCGGGCGGATATCGCGGTGCTGTACCGGCTCAACGCCCAGTCCCGCGCGCTGGAAGGCGCCTTTGTGCGCCACCGCATTCCCTACCGGGTATTTGGCGGGCTAAAATTCTATGCGCGCAAAGAGGTCAAGGACATCATGGCCTATTTGCGGCTGATGGTCAACCCTAATGATGAGATCTCGCTGCGGCGGATCATCAACGTGCCCAAGCGGGGCATTGGGGAAACATCGGTAAATCAGATCTTTGAGGCGGCGGCCAACCATGCCGATACGGCCATGGGCCTGATCTTAGATGAAGAGAAGATGAAGCAGCTGCTGCCCAAGGTTTATAAAAAGGTGGCGCCCTTTGGCGAGTTGATCGCAAGGCTGCTGGCCTTTAAGGAAATGATGCCTTTGCAGGAATTTGCCGAGCACCTGATCGAAGAGACCGGCATTGGCCCGGGTTACGAGGCGGATCAAAGCGAGGACGCCAAGGGACGGCTTGAAAATATCCAGGAGCTTTTGGGCGCGATCGGCGAGTTCGCCATCAATTTCCCTGAGGCTACGCTGGAGGACTATCTTGACAACGTGGCGCTGATTAGCGATCTCGATAATCTGGACGAAGGGCAAAGCGCGGTAACGCTGATGACGCTGCACTCGGCCAAAGGTCTAGAATTCCCGGTGGTATTTTTGTGCGGCATGGAAGATGGAATCTTTCCCCATCTGCGCATGAATAGCGACGAAGAGGCAAACATAGAAGAAGAGCGCAGGCTGTGCTATGTGGGCATGACCCGCGCGCGGGAACGGCTGATCTTAGTCTATGCCCAGCTGCGCACGCTCTTTGGCTTTACCCGCAGCTGCCTGCCCTCACGGTTTTTGCAGGAGCTGCCGGAAAGCTGCCTGGCGGGCGGACGGCGCCCGAGGACGCCCGAACCCAAGCAGGACGACCTGTTCGGTACGATGGGCGGCGCAAAACCAACCACAAAGAGAGGCGGTTACGGAACGTCTGCCGGCCGCGGCGCGTTCCCGGGGGGCTTCCCCGGCGGCGGCCCAAGCGTGAAAAAGTCCGCGCCGGCCGCGGTCAATAAGCCTGCGGATCTGTCCGCGATCAAACCCGGCGTAAAGGTACAGCACAAGCTCTTTGGCACTGGCCGGGTGATCGGCCTGAAGGGCGAGGGCGCAGGTACCATTGCCCAGGTGGCCTTTGAGGGCAAGGGCATAAAAAATCTGGCGCTATCCATGGCGCCGCTGGATGTTGTGGAGGAGAGTTAG
- a CDS encoding YicC/YloC family endoribonuclease: MLEQQVASMTGYGRATAQIEGREMTVEVKTVNHRYLDIALRLPRVFSFLEDDIRKMLQSRLSRGHVEFYVNYRNHRDDSKSVEADVALAKAYMDAIGQLSASSGLQNDVTLSFISRLPEVLNVSETEEDQDALRELMRGVLSSALDQLKAMRLTEGQEMVRDVSGRIETILVLVGQIEARSTQTVDEYYQKLRARIAELLENVPVDPDRIATEAAVFADKASIAEETVRLRSHMQQFLDTLRGEQPCGRKLDFIVQEMNREINTVGSKASDAEILSKVVDVKSEIEKIREQVQNIE; the protein is encoded by the coding sequence ATGTTGGAGCAACAGGTCGCAAGTATGACGGGGTACGGCCGGGCCACCGCGCAGATCGAGGGACGCGAGATGACGGTAGAGGTCAAGACCGTAAACCACCGTTATCTGGACATTGCCCTGCGCTTGCCCCGGGTCTTTTCTTTTTTAGAGGATGACATCCGAAAGATGCTGCAATCGCGCCTGAGCCGCGGGCATGTGGAGTTCTATGTGAATTACCGCAACCACCGGGATGATTCAAAATCAGTCGAGGCGGATGTGGCGCTGGCCAAAGCCTATATGGACGCCATCGGGCAGCTTAGCGCTAGCAGCGGCCTGCAAAATGATGTGACGCTGAGCTTTATCAGCCGCCTGCCCGAGGTGCTAAACGTTTCCGAGACGGAGGAGGATCAGGACGCGCTGCGGGAATTGATGCGCGGCGTACTTTCCAGCGCGCTGGATCAGCTCAAGGCGATGCGCTTGACCGAGGGGCAGGAGATGGTGCGGGACGTAAGCGGACGCATTGAGACCATCCTTGTGCTGGTGGGGCAAATCGAGGCGCGCTCTACGCAGACGGTGGACGAGTATTATCAAAAACTGCGCGCGCGGATAGCCGAGCTGCTTGAAAACGTGCCGGTGGATCCGGACCGGATCGCGACCGAGGCGGCGGTATTTGCCGATAAGGCTTCGATTGCCGAGGAAACCGTGCGCCTGCGCAGCCATATGCAGCAGTTTCTCGATACCCTGCGGGGCGAGCAGCCTTGTGGGCGCAAGCTGGATTTTATCGTGCAGGAGATGAACCGGGAGATCAACACTGTAGGCTCTAAAGCTTCGGATGCGGAGATCCTGTCTAAAGTGGTGGATGTGAAAAGCGAGATCGAAAAGATCAGGGAACAGGTGCAGAATATCGAATAG
- the gmk gene encoding guanylate kinase, which translates to MIARTYNKGLLVVISGPSGTGKGTVCKRLLEKHPEIKLSISVTTRQPRKGEVEGKNYFFRTEQEFKQIMEEGGFLECAQVYDSYYGTPKKYVREQMNAGHDVILEIDIQGALKVKERFEEGVFIFILPPSMEELRKRITGRGTESEEAILKRFQSAYQELDFMNRYNYVVVNDEVEAAADRIAAIIQAEKCRVDRNHHINEQLLGGVI; encoded by the coding sequence ATGATCGCAAGGACGTACAATAAGGGCCTATTGGTGGTTATTTCAGGCCCAAGCGGCACGGGCAAGGGCACGGTATGCAAGCGCTTGCTTGAGAAACACCCGGAGATTAAGCTCTCCATCTCGGTGACCACACGCCAGCCCCGCAAGGGCGAGGTGGAGGGGAAAAATTATTTTTTCCGCACCGAGCAGGAGTTTAAACAGATCATGGAAGAGGGCGGCTTTTTAGAGTGCGCCCAGGTGTATGATTCTTACTATGGCACCCCTAAAAAGTACGTGCGCGAACAGATGAACGCCGGGCACGATGTGATTTTGGAGATCGATATCCAAGGGGCGCTCAAGGTAAAAGAGCGGTTTGAAGAAGGCGTGTTTATCTTCATTCTGCCGCCGTCTATGGAGGAGCTGCGCAAGCGCATCACCGGACGGGGGACCGAGAGTGAAGAGGCGATTTTAAAGCGGTTCCAATCCGCCTATCAGGAGCTGGATTTTATGAACCGGTATAACTATGTTGTGGTGAACGATGAGGTAGAGGCCGCCGCGGACCGGATCGCGGCCATCATCCAGGCGGAAAAGTGCCGCGTGGATCGCAACCATCACATCAACGAACAATTATTAGGAGGCGTCATTTAA
- a CDS encoding fumarylacetoacetate hydrolase family protein — translation MRIARVERDGQVFYAAVEGTLLRRLEGCIFDEVRLTDETYRLDEARLLSPVQPSKVVAVGINYADHMEEMKHQKPEDPVIFIKPASCVVGPDEPIVRPPQSARVDYEAELGVVIGRHCQRIGADEAMDYVLGFTCVNDVTARDIQQKDGQWTRAKGFYTFAPIGPWIETAFDYTQADVESRLNGKVCQHSNTRLLMNPIPKLISFISQVMTLEAGDVIATGTPAGIGPMVAGDVVEIEVEGIGILRNPVIDWE, via the coding sequence GTGCGCATCGCAAGAGTAGAACGGGATGGACAGGTTTTTTATGCGGCCGTAGAGGGGACGCTTCTCCGGCGGCTGGAGGGATGCATTTTTGATGAAGTCCGTTTGACGGATGAAACCTATCGTTTAGACGAGGCGCGGCTGCTTTCCCCGGTACAGCCCAGCAAGGTCGTGGCGGTAGGGATCAATTATGCCGACCATATGGAAGAAATGAAGCACCAAAAGCCGGAGGACCCGGTGATCTTTATCAAACCGGCTTCCTGCGTGGTCGGCCCGGATGAGCCGATCGTCCGCCCGCCGCAATCGGCGCGGGTGGATTATGAGGCTGAGTTGGGCGTGGTGATCGGCCGGCACTGCCAGCGGATCGGCGCAGACGAGGCTATGGATTATGTACTGGGCTTTACCTGCGTAAACGATGTGACCGCGCGGGATATACAGCAAAAAGACGGCCAGTGGACCCGGGCAAAAGGCTTTTATACCTTTGCGCCCATCGGCCCCTGGATCGAAACGGCGTTTGATTATACGCAGGCGGATGTGGAATCGCGCCTGAACGGGAAGGTCTGCCAGCACAGCAACACCCGCCTGTTGATGAACCCGATCCCTAAGCTCATCAGCTTTATCAGCCAGGTGATGACGCTGGAGGCGGGAGATGTGATCGCCACCGGTACGCCGGCGGGCATTGGGCCCATGGTGGCCGGAGATGTGGTGGAGATCGAGGTCGAGGGCATCGGGATACTGCGCAATCCGGTGATCGATTGGGAATGA
- the remA gene encoding extracellular matrix/biofilm regulator RemA — protein sequence MSIRFINVGFGNIVSANRLISIVSPESAPIKRIVQDARDRGQLIDATYGRRTRAVLIMDSDHVILSAVQPETVANRLDNKDSQTMEDDEES from the coding sequence ATGAGCATCAGATTTATCAATGTCGGCTTTGGCAATATCGTATCGGCCAACCGACTGATTTCCATTGTAAGTCCAGAGTCGGCGCCGATCAAGCGGATCGTGCAGGACGCGCGGGACAGGGGACAGTTGATCGACGCCACCTACGGCCGTAGGACCCGGGCGGTTTTAATCATGGACAGCGACCATGTCATCCTCTCGGCAGTGCAGCCGGAAACCGTGGCCAACCGCTTGGATAATAAGGATAGCCAGACAATGGAGGATGATGAGGAGTCATGA
- the rpoZ gene encoding DNA-directed RNA polymerase subunit omega, giving the protein MLYDYLGKLLEKADCRYTLVVEVAKRARQLVDGAEPLVEMDEPNTVTMAVQEIVVDKITFEGVPEKRD; this is encoded by the coding sequence ATGCTATACGATTACCTGGGAAAGTTGTTGGAAAAAGCGGATTGCCGCTATACGCTGGTGGTAGAGGTCGCTAAGCGTGCGCGCCAGCTGGTGGATGGGGCGGAGCCGTTGGTTGAAATGGACGAGCCCAACACGGTAACGATGGCGGTACAGGAAATCGTAGTAGATAAGATTACTTTTGAGGGTGTGCCCGAAAAGCGCGACTAA
- a CDS encoding YerC/YecD family TrpR-related protein gives MRNDAKGLGEDIQNLYKAILTLQSEEDCVRFFEDLCTIQELKAMSQRMEVAKLLRKGGTYHEIAEATGASTATISRVNRCLIYGAEGYTTVLNRLEAQETQEK, from the coding sequence GTGAGAAATGATGCAAAGGGTCTGGGGGAGGACATCCAGAACCTTTATAAGGCTATTTTGACGCTGCAAAGCGAAGAGGACTGCGTGCGCTTTTTTGAGGACCTATGTACCATACAGGAGCTCAAGGCGATGAGCCAGCGCATGGAGGTGGCCAAGCTGCTGCGCAAGGGCGGCACCTATCATGAGATCGCCGAGGCTACCGGCGCCAGCACGGCCACGATCAGCCGGGTCAACCGCTGCCTGATCTATGGGGCCGAGGGCTATACCACTGTGCTAAACCGCCTGGAAGCACAGGAAACACAGGAAAAATAA